From the Billgrantia sulfidoxydans genome, one window contains:
- a CDS encoding DEAD/DEAH box helicase family protein — protein MAGRPRQTKIKQLSAKTDFLKKLVLNQWVLTRFGIDPLEQYRDGGSRVRPITLLSKTLKGSDPGLTGDRHHHYLHALLGSYQPTWKYGEEDLKRFDANIVEHTDALNQQRETEVDWKYFQWLTLLFVEIYLHEYFRDREALKASLNRQVERFNRYWQGQGYQTGIGPYEDDDLNKLCLQNATGSGKTLLMHTNVRQFRHYARKHHRIADYGQIILITPNERLSEQHLLECRESSLEAERLSQDGGDLFSGERKALSRVAVTEITKLGIEQGKKTMAVDSFGDGNLLLVDEGHRGLGSASEEKGWLSHRNKLAGRGFTFEYSATFKEAVVAAKDAAVEETYAKSILFDYGYRYFYEDGYGKDYRIFNLPEKETQQRYTYLTAALLAFYQQQRYYQEEHGQLTQWNLAAPLWVFVGASVVKDDGSKETAKNYKERASDIAQVLGFLAWFLGEKDEARRALSAVFEGDAETTGLIDKQGNEIFSGSFPWLKALGPTVEELYRDILTHTFHAPGGGTLNVDRITGDSGELLLKVGEAEKPFGLINVGDALGLAEHLEDYKIQHLQVRKSELANPIFSEVTRDSSPVNLLIGSKKFIEGWNCWRVSSMGLMNTGKKEGSQIIQLFGRGVRLKGRDMSLMRSSRLDPVLAPKHLYLLETLNVFGVGADFMATFRDFLKDEDLPGNDQPEIHTLKLNVMEDVGKSLKMLRPKVRQDTKQAYSFYRDGPLVRFGHPVATVGSGFRHELGLTPDIVLKERKIELDRYPRVESLQASGVKDVMAKPGQAKQHERYFDDERLLFLDMAALERDLERYRRSRSYANLLIDTGRLPALLKSRVWYRLLVPEDQWKLHADNFQRYQSMALELLSLLMDRVFNYHRRAYLEPRMELVALEDARGNLPDTKEYQLIVDGSESALIDDIKQMKEAIEKQRQGMYRSSKSNGISAVQIGAHLYNPLLHLGKDSRIRVEPVALNDSEFRFVEDLKKWLERNQQAIAERGEQLYLLRNLVKQGIGFFEAGGFYPDFILWHVQDDRQRIVFVDPHGLRHTGPKDEKIEFGERIKDVERRLKSEHVELESVILAPSSTTREWIVSHWGMTSDELRAKHVLFMSDSNYLDSLMQVVAGQTNDCYVA, from the coding sequence ATGGCAGGGAGGCCACGCCAGACCAAGATCAAGCAACTTAGTGCCAAGACCGACTTCCTCAAGAAGCTGGTGCTCAACCAGTGGGTGCTGACGCGCTTCGGTATCGACCCGTTGGAGCAGTACCGGGACGGCGGCAGCCGGGTACGTCCGATTACCCTGCTCAGCAAGACGCTCAAGGGGAGTGATCCCGGGCTGACCGGCGATCGCCACCACCACTACCTCCACGCCTTGCTGGGCAGCTATCAGCCCACCTGGAAGTACGGTGAGGAGGATCTGAAGCGCTTCGACGCCAACATCGTTGAGCACACCGATGCCCTCAATCAGCAGAGGGAGACCGAGGTCGATTGGAAATACTTCCAGTGGCTGACCCTGCTGTTCGTCGAGATCTACCTCCATGAATACTTCCGCGATCGTGAGGCGCTCAAGGCCAGCCTCAACCGCCAGGTCGAGCGGTTCAATAGGTACTGGCAGGGGCAGGGCTACCAGACGGGCATCGGTCCCTATGAGGACGATGACCTCAACAAGCTGTGCTTGCAAAATGCCACGGGCTCGGGCAAGACGCTGCTGATGCACACCAACGTGCGTCAGTTCCGGCATTACGCTCGCAAGCATCACCGTATCGCCGACTATGGTCAGATCATTCTGATTACGCCCAATGAGCGCCTCAGTGAGCAGCACCTGCTGGAGTGCCGTGAATCCAGCCTGGAGGCGGAGCGCCTGAGCCAGGACGGTGGTGACCTGTTCAGCGGCGAGCGGAAAGCGCTGAGCCGTGTTGCCGTGACCGAAATCACCAAGCTCGGCATCGAGCAGGGCAAGAAGACCATGGCGGTGGACAGCTTCGGCGATGGCAACCTGCTGCTGGTCGATGAAGGGCACCGCGGGCTGGGGTCGGCGAGCGAAGAGAAAGGCTGGCTGTCGCATCGCAACAAGCTGGCCGGGCGTGGCTTTACCTTCGAGTACTCGGCCACCTTCAAGGAGGCCGTGGTGGCCGCCAAGGATGCTGCGGTGGAGGAGACCTACGCCAAGAGCATCCTGTTCGATTATGGTTACCGCTACTTCTACGAAGATGGCTACGGCAAGGACTACCGAATCTTCAACCTGCCGGAGAAGGAGACACAGCAGCGCTACACCTACCTCACGGCGGCACTGCTGGCTTTCTACCAGCAGCAGCGCTACTACCAGGAAGAACACGGCCAGCTGACCCAGTGGAACCTGGCCGCGCCGCTATGGGTGTTCGTCGGGGCCAGCGTGGTCAAGGACGACGGCAGCAAGGAGACTGCCAAGAACTACAAGGAGCGTGCTTCCGATATCGCTCAGGTCTTGGGCTTTCTGGCCTGGTTCCTTGGGGAGAAGGATGAAGCGCGCCGGGCGCTCAGCGCCGTCTTTGAAGGTGACGCAGAAACTACCGGGCTGATCGACAAGCAAGGCAACGAGATCTTCTCGGGTAGCTTTCCCTGGCTCAAGGCCCTAGGACCGACCGTCGAAGAGCTCTACCGCGACATCCTTACCCATACCTTCCATGCCCCAGGCGGCGGTACGCTGAACGTCGACCGAATCACCGGTGACTCCGGCGAGCTACTGCTCAAGGTGGGGGAGGCGGAGAAGCCCTTCGGCCTGATCAACGTGGGTGATGCTCTGGGGCTGGCCGAGCACCTTGAGGATTACAAAATCCAGCATCTGCAAGTCCGCAAGTCGGAACTGGCCAATCCCATTTTCTCCGAGGTTACTCGCGATAGCTCGCCGGTTAACCTGCTGATCGGCTCCAAGAAGTTCATCGAGGGCTGGAACTGCTGGCGTGTCTCTAGCATGGGCCTGATGAACACCGGCAAGAAGGAGGGCTCGCAGATCATCCAGCTGTTCGGTCGCGGTGTACGCTTGAAAGGCCGAGACATGAGCCTGATGCGCTCCAGCCGGCTCGATCCGGTGCTGGCTCCCAAGCACCTCTATTTGCTCGAGACACTCAACGTCTTCGGCGTCGGTGCCGACTTCATGGCGACCTTCCGTGACTTCCTGAAGGATGAAGACCTGCCGGGCAACGACCAACCCGAGATCCATACGCTCAAGCTGAACGTGATGGAGGACGTTGGCAAGTCGTTGAAGATGCTGCGTCCTAAGGTCCGGCAGGACACCAAGCAGGCCTACAGCTTTTACCGCGACGGCCCCTTGGTGCGCTTCGGACACCCTGTGGCTACCGTCGGTAGCGGTTTCCGTCATGAGCTGGGCCTGACGCCGGATATCGTGCTCAAGGAGCGCAAGATAGAGCTCGACCGCTACCCTCGGGTCGAAAGCCTTCAGGCCTCGGGCGTGAAGGACGTAATGGCCAAGCCAGGCCAGGCCAAGCAGCACGAGCGCTACTTCGATGACGAGCGCCTGCTGTTCCTGGACATGGCCGCCCTTGAGCGAGACCTGGAGCGTTACAGGCGATCCCGCAGCTATGCCAACCTGCTCATCGATACCGGCCGATTGCCGGCGCTGCTGAAGAGCCGGGTGTGGTACAGGCTGCTGGTCCCCGAGGACCAGTGGAAGCTGCATGCCGACAACTTCCAGCGCTACCAGAGCATGGCGCTGGAGCTCCTATCGCTGCTGATGGACCGGGTCTTCAACTACCACCGCCGAGCCTATCTGGAGCCGCGCATGGAGCTGGTCGCGCTCGAGGATGCCCGAGGCAACCTGCCGGATACCAAGGAGTATCAGCTAATCGTCGACGGCAGTGAATCAGCGTTGATCGACGACATCAAGCAGATGAAGGAGGCCATCGAGAAGCAGCGCCAGGGTATGTATCGGTCGTCCAAGTCCAATGGCATCAGCGCCGTGCAAATCGGTGCTCATCTCTACAACCCGCTGCTGCACCTGGGTAAGGACAGCCGTATCCGCGTCGAACCCGTTGCCCTGAACGACAGTGAGTTCCGCTTCGTCGAGGATCTGAAAAAGTGGCTGGAGCGAAACCAGCAGGCAATAGCGGAACGTGGCGAACAGCTATACCTGCTGCGCAACCTGGTCAAGCAGGGCATTGGCTTCTTCGAGGCGGGTGGGTTCTACCCCGACTTCATCCTCTGGCATGTGCAGGACGACAGGCAGCGCATCGTTTTCGTTGACCCTCATGGGCTCCGCCATACCGGGCCGAAGGACGAGAAGATCGAGTTTGGGGAGCGCATCAAGGATGTGGAACGGCGCCTGAAAAGTGAGCATGTCGAGCTGGAAAGCGTCATCCTGGCGCCTTCCAGCACTACACGGGAGTGGATTGTGAGCCACTGGGGGATGACTTCGGATGAACTGCGTGCCAAGCACGTATTGTTCATGTCGGATTCCAACTACCTGGATAGCCTGATGCAGGTGGTGGCAGGCCAAACGAATGATTGTTATGTGGCTTAA
- a CDS encoding zeta toxin family protein, whose protein sequence is MNSEASAPTCWIVAGPNGAGKTTFALHYLPQVAKCARFINADLIAAGLSPLAPERELLTASRIFLREIEDAIEEGEDFAFETTLSGRGYLSLVKRLLATGWRVELVYLALPSAEMSRLRVAERVSHGGHDIPLKDIQRRFPRSLHNLLTLYAPSVSRARCFMNAGGTPEPVFEQTGDERHILDDRHYNLLVKEARP, encoded by the coding sequence ATGAACTCTGAAGCCAGCGCTCCTACCTGCTGGATTGTTGCCGGCCCTAATGGGGCTGGCAAAACGACGTTTGCGCTTCACTACCTGCCCCAGGTGGCCAAATGTGCGCGGTTCATCAACGCCGACCTGATCGCCGCTGGTCTCTCTCCCCTGGCGCCGGAGCGGGAGCTTCTCACCGCCAGTCGGATTTTTCTACGCGAGATCGAAGACGCGATCGAGGAGGGTGAGGATTTCGCCTTCGAGACGACACTCTCGGGGCGAGGCTACTTGAGCCTGGTGAAGCGGCTGCTGGCAACAGGCTGGCGGGTCGAGCTGGTCTACCTGGCACTCCCCTCGGCGGAGATGTCACGTCTGCGTGTGGCAGAGCGAGTATCTCATGGTGGACACGATATCCCACTGAAGGACATTCAGCGCCGCTTCCCACGCAGCCTACACAACCTGCTGACGCTCTACGCGCCCTCCGTTTCCCGTGCGCGCTGCTTCATGAATGCCGGCGGCACCCCGGAGCCGGTCTTTGAACAGACCGGGGACGAGCGCCATATTCTCGATGATCGCCACTACAACCTACTCGTCAAGGAGGCACGGCCATGA
- a CDS encoding site-specific DNA-methyltransferase, whose translation MAVATTDDRRQRFIDLLHELFQLDKPELDFGLYRIMHAKSDQLSRFIREDLAQAIEEAFAEQGEEQLATMRQEIEEKRRQAEELGAPDPDSAPAVKQARAAYDVAKREQNASADIYDHLYRFFSRYYDKGDFMSRRHHVAENDSRAAPYAVPYDGREVYLHWANKDQYYVKSSETLANFTFNLNEALKKLHGSAAQGGLGFDSVDAALKVHCRVVDATEGEHNDVKESTERFFIIHHDEPVRLEGADLVLQFEYRPDPEKTGQSGTWQKKRLEEAEEFIMAALRLTDGVAAFREGLATRAPTDKQKERTLLGKYLQQYTARNTMDYFIHKDLGGFLSRELDFYIKNEILRLDDIDNADVLIVEQQLKKIQVLRKIAKQIIIFLSQLENFQRKLWLKKKFVLSSDYCISLDILKGCEDLVVDISSNEEQRRQWEKYCSVDLNELDEVLDGEGPAGILSSSKFKFLMVDTGLLSEKLKIDILSRSGVSFSSLDGILVQSDNFQAIRMAERTFEKSMPVCYIDPPYNTGDDGFVYKDSYKDSSWLAMLYDRISSSLHLMTKDAFVVVSFDDVEIQNFGLLADEVFGSSNRLARLVWDRNRKNDAKYFSVGHEYMAVYCLDKEGLDKSGRKLRELKAGVDEAKAEFERIKKRVGNDLGKIHEEWKFFVSSVKDSETKSILSKYPKMSLRGPYRDDGNINWPGGKGPRYEVLHPQTKLPVKIPKSGWRYSKPETFWDKYDRGEISFGRDEKTVPGVVYYLFENSRQVMGSVFWSYAQNTNNAFEAIMGDRVFDNPKDVKDIGRLLSYFGKNGWVIDYFSGSGTTGVSVINSKRLGEGGKKYFLVEMGEYFSDVIKPRLVKSAYSQDWKGGAPLEDDKGELNGVAQCFKYLRLESYDDTLNNLELDDNPQRDALMEQNAELRRDYTLKYLLDVETRGSASLLNTEWFRDPEGYTLKVKQPGSDETRETAVDLVETFNWLIGLHVTHLDKPRTYIARFTREEDPELPEDQNTRLKAEGLRENEDGAYWIRQVEGHVRRIPGSDEDLAKVLVVWRKLTDDPEKDAAVLEALLEKYKIGTTDSEFDAIYINGPHGLNLTGSARSRVHSLEETFHARMWEGCDDEL comes from the coding sequence ATGGCTGTAGCAACCACGGACGACCGAAGGCAACGTTTCATCGACCTCTTGCACGAGCTGTTCCAGCTCGACAAGCCGGAGTTGGACTTCGGGCTCTACCGCATCATGCATGCCAAGAGCGACCAACTCTCCCGGTTCATCCGGGAAGACCTGGCCCAGGCGATCGAGGAGGCGTTTGCCGAGCAGGGCGAAGAGCAGCTGGCAACGATGCGCCAGGAGATCGAGGAGAAGCGGCGTCAGGCCGAGGAGCTGGGGGCTCCGGACCCGGATAGCGCCCCGGCGGTGAAGCAGGCACGTGCCGCCTACGATGTTGCCAAGCGCGAGCAAAACGCCTCGGCGGACATCTACGACCACCTCTACCGCTTCTTCTCCCGCTACTACGACAAAGGCGACTTCATGAGTCGTCGCCATCACGTCGCCGAGAACGACAGCCGGGCCGCCCCCTATGCGGTGCCCTACGATGGGCGAGAGGTCTACCTTCACTGGGCCAACAAGGACCAGTACTACGTCAAGTCCTCCGAGACGCTGGCCAACTTCACCTTCAACCTCAACGAGGCCCTGAAGAAGCTACATGGTTCCGCCGCACAGGGTGGCCTGGGCTTCGATTCAGTGGACGCCGCGCTCAAGGTGCACTGCCGTGTGGTCGATGCTACCGAGGGTGAGCACAACGATGTGAAGGAGAGCACCGAGCGCTTCTTCATCATCCACCACGACGAGCCGGTGCGCCTGGAGGGCGCCGACCTCGTGCTGCAGTTCGAGTACCGGCCCGACCCGGAAAAGACGGGCCAGAGCGGCACCTGGCAGAAAAAGCGCCTCGAGGAGGCTGAAGAGTTCATCATGGCGGCGCTGCGCCTCACCGATGGCGTAGCTGCCTTCCGAGAAGGGCTTGCTACCCGGGCGCCGACGGACAAGCAGAAAGAGCGCACTCTGCTGGGCAAGTACCTGCAGCAGTACACAGCCAGAAATACCATGGACTATTTTATCCACAAGGACCTGGGTGGATTCCTATCGCGCGAGCTAGATTTCTATATCAAGAACGAGATCCTGCGCCTTGACGATATCGACAATGCTGATGTGCTGATCGTTGAGCAGCAGCTGAAGAAGATTCAGGTACTACGTAAGATCGCCAAGCAGATTATCATATTTCTGTCACAGCTGGAGAATTTTCAGCGGAAGCTGTGGCTTAAGAAAAAATTTGTTTTAAGTTCTGATTATTGCATTTCTTTAGATATTTTAAAGGGATGCGAGGATCTTGTTGTCGATATTTCAAGCAATGAGGAGCAAAGGAGGCAGTGGGAAAAGTACTGCTCTGTTGATCTGAATGAGCTGGATGAGGTTTTAGATGGTGAAGGCCCCGCAGGAATTTTGTCGAGTAGTAAGTTCAAGTTTCTGATGGTAGATACTGGTCTTCTTTCGGAAAAACTCAAAATAGACATACTGTCTCGCTCTGGTGTCTCTTTCTCCAGCTTGGATGGCATACTTGTTCAGTCCGATAATTTTCAAGCAATAAGGATGGCTGAAAGAACATTCGAGAAGTCCATGCCGGTTTGCTATATTGACCCGCCTTACAATACTGGCGATGACGGGTTTGTTTACAAGGATAGCTATAAAGATTCAAGCTGGCTCGCGATGCTTTATGACAGGATTTCATCTAGCTTGCACTTGATGACTAAAGATGCTTTTGTTGTCGTAAGCTTTGATGATGTAGAGATTCAGAATTTTGGTCTCTTGGCGGATGAGGTTTTTGGCTCGAGCAACCGCCTTGCTAGGTTGGTTTGGGATAGAAACAGAAAAAACGATGCCAAGTATTTTTCGGTTGGCCATGAATATATGGCGGTTTATTGCTTAGATAAAGAAGGTTTGGATAAGTCAGGCAGGAAACTCAGAGAGCTTAAGGCGGGGGTGGATGAGGCGAAGGCCGAGTTTGAGAGAATAAAAAAAAGGGTTGGGAATGACTTGGGAAAAATCCATGAAGAATGGAAGTTTTTCGTGTCATCGGTTAAAGACTCGGAAACAAAAAGTATTTTGTCAAAATATCCCAAGATGTCTTTGAGGGGGCCGTATAGGGATGATGGGAATATAAACTGGCCAGGTGGTAAGGGGCCAAGGTATGAGGTGTTGCACCCTCAAACAAAGCTGCCCGTAAAAATCCCAAAGAGTGGGTGGAGGTATTCTAAGCCCGAAACCTTTTGGGATAAGTATGATAGAGGCGAAATATCTTTTGGCCGTGATGAGAAAACCGTGCCAGGTGTAGTGTATTATCTTTTTGAGAACTCGCGCCAAGTGATGGGGAGTGTCTTTTGGAGCTATGCGCAAAATACTAACAATGCATTTGAGGCGATCATGGGGGATCGGGTTTTTGACAACCCGAAAGATGTGAAGGATATAGGCAGGCTGCTCTCGTATTTTGGAAAAAATGGTTGGGTGATAGATTATTTTTCCGGCTCTGGCACCACGGGTGTATCTGTAATAAATAGCAAGAGATTGGGGGAGGGTGGGAAGAAATATTTCTTGGTGGAGATGGGTGAGTATTTTTCGGATGTAATTAAGCCTAGGCTTGTGAAGTCGGCATATTCACAGGATTGGAAAGGTGGGGCCCCGTTAGAGGATGACAAAGGGGAGTTGAATGGCGTGGCTCAATGCTTCAAATACCTCCGCCTTGAGAGCTACGACGATACTCTCAACAATCTCGAGCTGGACGATAACCCCCAGCGCGATGCGCTGATGGAGCAGAATGCCGAGCTGCGCCGTGACTATACCCTCAAGTATCTGCTCGATGTGGAGACCCGCGGCTCAGCCAGCCTGCTCAATACCGAGTGGTTCCGTGACCCCGAAGGCTACACGCTGAAGGTCAAGCAGCCCGGCAGCGACGAGACCCGCGAAACCGCCGTCGACCTGGTCGAAACGTTCAATTGGCTGATCGGTCTGCATGTCACTCACCTCGACAAGCCGCGTACCTATATCGCCCGCTTCACTCGCGAGGAAGACCCCGAGCTGCCGGAGGACCAGAACACGCGTCTCAAGGCAGAAGGCCTGCGAGAGAACGAAGACGGTGCCTACTGGATTCGCCAGGTGGAAGGGCACGTGCGCCGTATCCCGGGCAGCGACGAGGACCTGGCCAAGGTGCTGGTGGTGTGGCGTAAGCTGACCGACGACCCTGAGAAGGATGCCGCGGTGCTGGAAGCGCTGCTGGAAAAATACAAGATCGGCACCACCGACAGTGAGTTCGATGCTATCTACATCAACGGCCCGCACGGCTTGAACCTGACCGGCAGTGCGCGTAGCCGCGTACACAGCCTGGAAGAGACCTTCCATGCCCGCATGTGGGAGGGATGTGACGATGAACTCTGA
- a CDS encoding Abi family protein, with translation MQVRDEARAEHYLAHLNYYRLAAYWLPYEADHDSHTFRPGTQFETVLDHYLFDRELRLLLLDAIERVEVSLRGHFAYQMGHRHGPHALMQTSLFTDSSRWNYRSGLAGLLKDVQSNREVFIEHFRSRYDEPLPPVWAVVEIMSFGQLSKWLKHLAHSDDRNAIARPYGLDERILTSFCHHLNVVRNHCAHHARVWNRELTVKFTLPRNPEPLGDSLVKFRDETAQRKLYNTVTMLAYVLDVISRHHHFRERLAALIERYAIDPGSMGFPDGWLQCPVWRSRLS, from the coding sequence ATGCAGGTTCGGGACGAAGCCCGAGCCGAACACTATCTGGCCCACCTGAACTACTATCGGCTCGCCGCCTACTGGCTTCCCTATGAGGCGGACCACGATAGTCATACCTTCCGCCCTGGGACCCAGTTCGAGACGGTGCTGGACCACTACCTGTTCGATCGTGAGCTGCGCTTGTTGCTGCTTGACGCCATTGAAAGGGTCGAGGTGTCGTTGCGCGGCCACTTTGCCTATCAGATGGGGCACCGTCATGGACCGCATGCGCTGATGCAGACCTCGCTGTTTACGGACTCCAGCCGCTGGAACTATCGGAGCGGGTTGGCCGGCCTTCTCAAGGATGTGCAAAGCAATCGCGAGGTGTTCATCGAGCACTTCCGCTCTCGGTACGACGAGCCCCTGCCGCCTGTATGGGCGGTGGTAGAGATCATGAGCTTTGGCCAGCTCTCGAAGTGGCTCAAGCACCTCGCTCATAGTGATGACCGCAACGCCATCGCTAGGCCCTACGGCTTGGATGAGCGTATCTTGACTTCCTTCTGCCACCACCTGAACGTAGTCCGCAACCACTGTGCCCACCACGCCCGGGTGTGGAACCGCGAGCTGACGGTGAAGTTCACATTGCCACGCAACCCGGAGCCACTGGGGGACAGCCTGGTCAAGTTCAGAGACGAAACGGCGCAGCGTAAGCTATACAACACTGTAACGATGCTTGCCTATGTGCTCGATGTGATCAGCCGCCATCACCACTTTCGAGAGAGGCTGGCGGCTCTGATCGAGCGCTATGCCATCGACCCTGGAAGCATGGGCTTCCCCGACGGCTGGCTGCAGTGCCCCGTGTGGCGGAGCCGCCTCTCCTAG
- a CDS encoding SNF2-related protein, whose product MTTERITDYHAKYFAYELTRQRRGGDVDRLAASLFDASVDLNPHQIDAALFALQNPLTKGVLLADEVGLGKTIEAALVICQYWAERRRRLLVIAPAALRKQWATELAEKFHLPTQVLDARTYKQQRDQGIYDPLDQDVISVMSYHFAAKLEPQLRTIPWDLVVIDEAHKLRNAHRESHRTGQAIKRAFAGSRKLLLTATPLQNSLLELYGLSTVIDDQLFGDAISFRRQFMRGGNDIEGLRRRLEEFAKRTLRRQVLEYVQYTERKALTIPFTPSQDEQRLYHLVSGYLAREDSYGVPTRQRHLVTLVIRKLLASSTTAIIQTLETLKERLESLQNRHQVEQDWLERLLADESLDEELLEAAEAEDVEEADARYLEQEVNPTRLQGEIAEIEQYLNLARGIHEDAKSYALVTALETGFARMDEMGAPRKAVVFTESRRTLEYLSRFLERNGFADQVVTFSGTNNSPGVTGIYQRWLAEHAGSDRVTGSPAIDRRTAIIDHFRDKAQILVATEAAAEGVNLQFCNLVVNYDLPWNPQRVEQRIGRCHRYGQQFDVVVVNFLNQRNEADKRVLELLSEKFQLFDGLFGASDEILGRLESGVDVEKRIADIYATCRTPDAIEAAFAELREQLEADIDARMKETESKLLEHFDEQIHDLLRVQRDKAEAQLDRTGKLFWKLTRHCLAEQAKFRDSSLTFHLEASPVESVPAGDYWLIRKGKGIKPPEHAHVYRLTHPLGEHVLDSGRRRETPVATLRFKLSGHPLRISVLEQLTTRSGWLELNLLELDSFQHEEHLVFTALADDGTHLDQEACERLFNVTAEVGPDSAPEPPQELPALAKRQLDATLSRVLEENHSYFQRERDKLEAWADDQVASSEAQLEDTRAKIKDAKRRSRTAETLEEQKAAQEALKTLERQQRRDRQAIFDVQDDIEEKRDALIDALERQMHRKSQAHRLFLIRWELT is encoded by the coding sequence ATGACCACTGAGCGCATCACCGACTACCACGCCAAGTACTTCGCCTATGAGCTCACTCGGCAGCGCAGGGGGGGAGACGTTGACCGACTGGCTGCTTCGCTATTCGATGCCTCGGTCGATCTCAACCCGCATCAGATCGATGCGGCCCTTTTCGCCCTGCAGAACCCGCTGACTAAGGGGGTACTACTCGCTGATGAGGTGGGGCTGGGTAAGACCATCGAAGCGGCGCTGGTGATTTGCCAGTACTGGGCGGAGCGTCGGCGTCGCTTGCTGGTGATTGCACCGGCCGCCCTGCGCAAGCAATGGGCGACCGAGCTGGCCGAGAAGTTCCACTTGCCCACTCAGGTGCTGGATGCCCGCACCTACAAGCAGCAGCGTGATCAGGGGATCTACGATCCGTTGGATCAGGACGTCATCAGCGTGATGTCCTACCACTTCGCGGCCAAGCTGGAACCTCAGCTGCGCACCATCCCCTGGGACCTGGTGGTAATTGACGAGGCCCACAAGCTGCGTAACGCCCACCGCGAGAGTCATCGCACCGGGCAGGCCATCAAGCGTGCCTTCGCCGGCAGCCGGAAGCTGCTGCTCACCGCCACGCCATTGCAGAATTCACTGCTTGAGCTCTATGGCCTCTCCACGGTGATCGATGACCAGTTGTTTGGCGACGCCATCAGCTTTCGCCGCCAGTTCATGCGTGGTGGTAATGACATTGAGGGATTGCGCCGCCGGCTGGAGGAGTTTGCCAAACGCACCCTGCGTCGCCAGGTGCTGGAGTATGTGCAGTACACAGAGCGCAAGGCGCTGACGATCCCCTTCACCCCGTCCCAGGATGAGCAGCGTCTCTACCATCTAGTCTCCGGCTATCTGGCGCGGGAAGACAGCTATGGCGTGCCCACGCGGCAACGCCACCTCGTGACATTGGTCATACGCAAGCTGCTGGCGTCCTCTACCACGGCCATTATCCAGACGCTGGAGACCCTCAAGGAGCGACTCGAGTCGTTGCAGAACCGTCATCAGGTCGAACAGGACTGGCTGGAGCGGCTGCTGGCCGATGAGTCGCTCGATGAGGAGCTTTTGGAAGCTGCGGAAGCCGAAGACGTGGAGGAGGCCGATGCCCGGTATCTGGAACAAGAGGTCAATCCCACTCGCTTGCAGGGTGAGATCGCCGAAATCGAGCAGTATCTGAACCTGGCTCGGGGGATTCACGAGGATGCCAAGTCCTATGCGCTGGTTACCGCGCTGGAAACAGGCTTCGCTCGCATGGATGAGATGGGGGCACCGCGCAAGGCGGTGGTGTTCACCGAATCCCGGCGCACGCTGGAGTACCTAAGCCGGTTTCTGGAGCGGAACGGCTTTGCCGATCAGGTTGTGACCTTCAGCGGCACCAACAACAGCCCAGGGGTGACAGGCATCTACCAACGCTGGCTTGCGGAGCATGCTGGTAGCGACCGAGTGACGGGCAGTCCCGCCATTGACCGCCGTACTGCCATCATCGACCACTTCCGAGACAAGGCGCAGATCCTGGTGGCTACCGAGGCGGCCGCCGAAGGCGTCAACCTTCAGTTCTGCAACCTGGTGGTGAACTACGACCTGCCCTGGAACCCTCAGCGTGTGGAGCAGCGCATAGGTCGCTGTCACCGCTACGGCCAGCAATTCGATGTGGTGGTGGTTAATTTCCTCAACCAGCGCAACGAGGCCGACAAGCGCGTGCTCGAACTGCTGAGCGAGAAGTTCCAGCTGTTCGATGGTCTGTTCGGTGCTTCCGATGAAATTCTCGGCCGGCTGGAGTCGGGTGTGGATGTGGAGAAGCGCATTGCCGATATCTACGCTACCTGCCGCACGCCGGATGCCATCGAGGCGGCTTTCGCCGAGCTGCGTGAGCAGTTGGAGGCCGATATCGATGCCCGCATGAAGGAGACGGAGAGCAAGCTGCTCGAGCATTTCGACGAACAGATCCACGACCTACTGCGCGTTCAGCGTGACAAGGCCGAGGCTCAGCTCGACCGCACCGGCAAGCTGTTCTGGAAGTTGACCCGCCACTGCCTGGCGGAGCAGGCCAAGTTCAGAGATAGCAGCCTGACCTTTCACCTGGAGGCCTCTCCGGTAGAGAGCGTGCCCGCCGGTGACTACTGGCTGATTCGCAAGGGAAAGGGCATAAAGCCGCCCGAGCATGCCCACGTCTATCGGCTGACACATCCGCTGGGCGAGCATGTGCTCGATAGCGGCCGCCGCCGGGAGACGCCGGTCGCTACCCTGCGCTTCAAGCTGTCCGGTCACCCCCTGCGAATCTCGGTACTCGAACAGCTCACCACCCGCAGTGGATGGCTGGAGCTGAATCTGCTCGAGCTGGACAGCTTCCAGCATGAGGAGCACCTCGTCTTCACCGCCCTGGCCGACGATGGCACACACCTTGACCAGGAGGCCTGTGAGCGGCTCTTCAATGTGACGGCTGAGGTAGGGCCCGATAGCGCACCCGAACCCCCTCAGGAGCTCCCTGCGCTGGCCAAGCGGCAGCTGGATGCCACCCTTAGCCGTGTACTTGAGGAGAATCACAGCTACTTCCAGCGCGAGCGCGACAAACTGGAGGCCTGGGCCGATGATCAGGTCGCCTCCAGTGAAGCGCAGCTGGAGGACACGCGGGCCAAGATCAAGGATGCCAAGCGCCGCTCACGCACCGCCGAGACCCTTGAGGAGCAGAAGGCCGCGCAGGAAGCGCTCAAGACGCTTGAGCGTCAGCAGCGCCGCGACCGTCAGGCGATCTTCGACGTGCAAGACGATATCGAGGAGAAGCGCGACGCGCTCATCGATGCCCTGGAACGCCAGATGCACCGCAAGAGCCAGGCTCATCGGCTATTCCTGATCCGTTGGGAGCTGACGTGA